A stretch of DNA from Roseovarius sp. M141:
GTCCTGCATCTTTCCGTGATAGGCGCGCGGACCTGACAGGGCGACACCGATGTTGCGCGCCATGGCAGCCTCGGGCCAGCCGGCGTTTGGGGATCGGTGCTGGCGGGCCTCGGTTGCGATCTCGGCCCAGCGGGGGCGCGGGCGGGATAGAAGGGCGATCAACAGGGCACTTGCACGGGCGGGAATGAGGTTCATCAGATCGTCAAGCCGCGCCGCCGCCCAGCCGAATTGCGTATGGCGCGGCGTCCGGTGGCCGATCATGCTATCGGCGGTGTTGATCGTCTTGTACAGGATAAGGCCGGGCAGGCCGCCGATGGCCAGCCAAAACAGCGGCGCGACGACACCGTCGCTGAAATTTTCCGCTGCCGATTCGATTGCGGCGCGTGTCACAGCCGGTGGATCCATATCGCGCGTGTCACGCCCGACGATCATGGCGACCGCCGCGCGCCCGTCACCCACGGACAGTCGCAATGCGGATGAAACAGCCGCGACGTGATCACACAGCGATCGCTGTGCGATCAGGATGGCGGCGACGATCACGACGACCAGCTCCCCAAATTGCGAGAGTATTGCGCTAATGGTCAGCGCAGTGGCGGCCAGCAGGATAACTGCGGCAACCCCCTTGGCCCGGCGCGCGTGCCCGGTGTTCCACCGTACGTCCAGAGAATTGATGGCCCGGCCCATAAGCACGGCGGGATGGGGCAGCTTTTGCCACAGCCAGCGCGGCTCGCCGAAGACCGCGTCGAGCGCCATGGCAGTTGCCAGGACAGCAGCGATGCCCATGTGGTGGCCCCTTTTCTGCCAACATTTC
This window harbors:
- the cbiB gene encoding adenosylcobinamide-phosphate synthase CbiB; this encodes MGIAAVLATAMALDAVFGEPRWLWQKLPHPAVLMGRAINSLDVRWNTGHARRAKGVAAVILLAATALTISAILSQFGELVVVIVAAILIAQRSLCDHVAAVSSALRLSVGDGRAAVAMIVGRDTRDMDPPAVTRAAIESAAENFSDGVVAPLFWLAIGGLPGLILYKTINTADSMIGHRTPRHTQFGWAAARLDDLMNLIPARASALLIALLSRPRPRWAEIATEARQHRSPNAGWPEAAMARNIGVALSGPRAYHGKMQDHPFVNPHGLHQSGPAQIDATVTVLWRAWAVIFAFAVLCALLL